The Panicum virgatum strain AP13 chromosome 5K, P.virgatum_v5, whole genome shotgun sequence genome has a window encoding:
- the LOC120708861 gene encoding extradiol ring-cleavage dioxygenase-like: MGQSQARAGRGRPKPDARHATREEEERQERRGDIARPDAGAEEEEERPARGPAMDTFFLSHGSPTLSIDEAIPARHFFKSWLPARVAGDRPPRAILVVSGHWETATPAVNVIRGTNDTIHDFYGFPKPMYQLKYPAPGAPDVALRTKELLERAGFGPVKEDHSRGLDHGAWVPLMLMYPAADIPVFQLSVQTDRDGAYHYNLGRALAPLREEGVLVLGSGSATHNLRKMGPMDAPVAQWAVEFDAWLKDALLSGRHDDVNRYEEKAPHGRVAHPWPDHFYPLHVALGAAGEGARAEQIHQSWTNVSLSYASYRFSANN; the protein is encoded by the exons ATGGGGCAGAGCCAGGCCCGAGCTGGCAGAGGGAGACCCAAACCAGACGCGCGGCACGCgacgcgggaggaggaggagaggcaggagcggcgcggcgacatCGCGAGGCCAGACGcaggcgccgaggaggaggaggagagaccAGCGCGCGGCCCGGCCATGGACACCTTCTTCCTGTCGCACGGTTCGCCGACGCTCTCCATCGACGAGGCGATCCCGGCGCGGCACTTCTTCAAGTCGTGGCTGCCGGCGAGGGTCGCGGgggaccggccgccgcgcgccatccTCGTCGTCTCGGGCCACTGGGAGACGGCCACGCCGGCGGTCAACGTCATCCGCGGCACCAACGACACCATCCACGACTTCTACGGCTTCCCCAAGCCCATGTACCAG CTCAAGTACCCCGCCCCCGGCGCCCCGGACGTGGCCCTTCGGaccaaggagctcctggagcGCGCCGGGTTCGGCCCCGTGAAGGAGGACCACAGCCGCGGGCTGGACCACGGCGCGTGGGTGCCGCTGATGCTCATGTACCCGGCCGCCGACATCCCCGTGTTCCAGCTCTCGGTGCAGACCGACCGCGACGGCGCCTACCACTACAACCTCGGACGGGCGCTGGCGCCGCTGCGGGAGGAGGGCGTCCTCGTCCTCGGCTCCGGCAGCGCCACCCACAACCTCCGCAAGATGGGGCCCATGGACGCGCCCGTGGCACAGTGGGCCGTCGAATTCGACGCCTGGCTCAAGGACGCGCTCCTCAGCGGAAG GCACGATGACGTGAACCGGTACGAGGAGAAGGCGCCGCACGGGAGGGTGGCGCATCCGTGGCCGGACCACTTCTACCCGCTGCACGTCGCGCtgggcgccgccggggagggcgCGAGGGCGGAGCAGATCCACCAGAGCTGGACCAACGTCTCGCTCTCCTACGCTTCCTACAGGTTCTCCGCAAACAACTGA
- the LOC120708860 gene encoding amino acid permease 4-like, protein MDVEKVERKEVEVDDDGRVRTGTVWTATTHAITAVIGSGVLALPWSVAQMGWVLGPIALIGCAYITYYTAVLLSDCYRTPDPVHGKRNHTYMDVVRSCLGPRDVVVCGLAQYAILWGTMVGYTITTATSIMAVVRTDCHHHRGHDAACASSGTMYMVVFGLVEVVLSQFPSLEKLTLISVVAAVMSCTYSVVGLFLSAAKVASNHAAHGTLLGVKISAAAGVSASTKTWHSLQALGNIAFAYTYSMLLIEIQDTVKSPPSENVTMKRASFYGIGVTTIFYVSLGCIGYAAFGNAAPGNVLTGFDEPFWLVDVANVAVVIHLVGAYQVFAQPIFACYEKWLAARWPESGFFHHEYAVRLPLAGGGGRAARFTLCKLVVRTAFVAATTVVSLMLPFFNAVLGLLGAIAFWPLTVYFPVTMYIAQARVAPGSRKWVALQALNVGALVVSLLAAVGSVADMVQRLGHVTIFQTQL, encoded by the exons ATGGACGTGGAGAAGGTCGAGAGGAAGGAGGTGGAGGTCGACGACGATGGCCGCGTCAGAACAG GAACGGTATGGACGGCGACGACGCACGCCATCACCGCCGTGATCGGCTCCGGCGTGCTCGCCCTGCCGTGGAGCGTGGCGCAGATGGGCTGGGTCCTCGGCCCCATCGCCCTCATCGGGTGCGCCTACATCACCTACTACACCGCCGTCCTCCTGTCCGACTGCTACCGCACGCCGGACCCCGTCCACGGCAAGCGGAACCACACTTACATGGACGTCGTCCGATCATGCCTCG GGCCTAGAGATGTGGTGGTGTGCGGACTCGCACAGTATGCCATCCTCTGGGGGACGATGGTGGGCTACACCATCACCACTGCCACAAGCATCAT GGCCGTCGTGCGCACGGACTGCCACCACCACAGGGGCCACGACGCGGCGTGCGCCTCGTCGGGGACGATGTACATGGTGGTGTTCGGCCTCGTGGAGGTGGTGCTGTCCCAGTTCCCGAGCCTGGAGAAGCTGACGCTCATCTCGGTGGTCGCCGCCGTCATGTCGTGCACCTACTCCGTGGTGGGGCTGTTCCTGAGCGCCGCCAAGGTCGCGTCCAACCACGCGGCGCACGGCACCCTCCTCGGCGTCAagatcagcgccgccgccggcgtgtcgGCGTCGACCAAGACGTGGCACTCGCTGCAGGCCCTCGGGAACATCGCCTTCGCGTACACCTACTCCATGCTCCTCATAGAAATCCAG GACACCGTGAAGTCGCCGCCGTCAGAGAACGTGACGATGAAGAGGGCGAGCTTCTACGGCATCGGCGTGACGACCATCTTCTACGTGTCGCTCGGCTGCATCGGGTACGCGGCCTTCGGCAACGCCGCGCCGGGGAACGTGCTTACCGGCTTCGACGAGCCGTTCTGGCTCGTCGACGTCGCCAACGTCGCCGTGGTCATCCACTTGGTCGGAGCTTATCAG GTGTTCGCGCAGCCCATCTTCGCGTGCTACGAGAAGTggctggcggcgcggtggccggaGTCGGGCTTCTTCCACCACGAGTACGCGGTGCGCCTGcccctggccggcggcggcggccgcgcggcgcggtTCACGCTGTGCAAGCTGGTGGTGCGCACGGCGTTCGTGGCGGCCACGACGGTGGTGTCGCTGATGCTGCCCTTCTTCAACGCCGTGCTGGGGCTGCTCGGCGCCATCGCCTTCTGGCCGCTGACGGTCTACTTCCCGGTGACCATGTACATCGCGCAGGCGAGGGTGGCGCCGGGGAGCCGCAAGTGGGTGGCGCTGCAGGCGCTCAACGTGGGCGCGCTCGTGgtgtcgctgctcgccgccgtgggCTCCGTCGCCGACATGGTGCAGCGCCTGGGCCACGTCACCATCTTCCAGACGCAGCTCTGA
- the LOC120708856 gene encoding amino acid permease 8-like has protein sequence MDKSAAAADDVERGDYEQEHERTGTVWTATAHIVTAVIGSGVLALAWSVAQLGWVAGPLALAGFACVTYYTSTLLANAYRAPHPVTGDRNRTYMDAVRSYLSPREVFMCGIAQYVNLWGTMVGYTITATISMAAIRQTDCSRRNGGADARCDASGTVLMLAFSVVQVVLSQFPGLEHITWLSVVAAVMSFAYSFIGLGLSVGQWVSHGGGLGGRIAGAAAASSTKKLWNVLLALGNIAFAYTFAEVLIEIQDTLKSPPAENKTMKKASMYGIGATTIFYISVGCAGYAAFGSNAPGNILTAAGLGPFWLVDIANMCLILHLIGAYQVYAQPIFASVERWAASRWPEAKFINSAYTVSIPLMQRGSVTVAPYKLVLRTVIVVATTVVAMMIPFFNAVLGLLGAFSFWPLTVYFPISMHIAQGKITKGRKWYLLQGLSMVCLMISVAVGIGSVTDIVDSLKVSSNPFKTVS, from the exons ATGGAcaagagcgcggcggcggcggacgacgtCGAGAGGGGCGACTACGAGCAGGAGCACGAGCGGACAG GGACGGtatggacggcgacggcgcacaTTGTGACGGCGGTGATCGGCTCCGGCGTGCTGGCGCTGGCGTGGAGCGTGGCGCAGCTGGGCTGGGTCGCGGGGcccctcgcgctcgccggctTCGCCTGCGTCACCTACTACACCTCCACGCTGCTCGCCAACGCCTACCGCGCGCCGCACCCCGTCACCGGAGACAGGAACCGCACCTACATGGACGCCGTCCGATCATACCTCA GTCCCAGGGAGGTGTTCATGTGCGGGATCGCCCAGTACGTCAACCTGTGGGGCACCATGGTCGGCTACACCATCACCGCGACCATAAGCATGGC GGCGATTAGGCAGACGGACTGCTCCCGCCGGAacggcggcgccgacgcgcGCTGCGACGCGTCGGGGACCGTGCTGATGCTGGCGTTCAGCGTGGTCCAGGTGGTGCTGTCCCAGTTCCCCGGCCTGGAGCACATCACCTGGCTGTCCGTCGTCGCGGCGGTCATGTCGTTCGCCTACTCCTTCATCGGCCTCGGGCTCTCGGTTGGGCAGTGGGTGTCGCACGGCGGCGGTCTTGGGGGCAGGATtgcgggtgccgccgccgcgtcctcgacCAAGAAGCTCTGGAACGTGCTCCTGGCCCTGGGGAACATTGCCTTCGCCTACACTTTTGCCGAAGTACTGATCGAGATACAG GACACGCTGAAGTCACCACCAGCGGAGAACAAGACCATGAAGAAGGCATCAATGTATGGGATTGGAGCCACCACCATCTTCTACATCTCCGTTGGCTGTGCTGGGTATGCTGCATTTGGTTCAAATGCTCCCGGCAATATCTTGACGGCGGCTGGATTAGGGCCCTTCTGGCTCGTCGACATTGCCAACATGTGCCTCATCCTCCACCTCATTGGAGCATACCAG GTTTATGCACAGCCTATATTCGCCTCAGTTGAGAGGTGGGCTGCCTCCCGGTGGCCGGAAGCCAAGTTCATCAACAGTGCATACACCGTCAGCATCCCCTTGATGCAGCGAGGATCCGTGACCGTAGCGCCATACAAGCTCGTCTTAAGGACAGTCATAGTTGTGGCGACGACTGTGGTGGCAATGATGATACCATTCTTCAACGCTGTGCTGGGCCTCCTCGGCGCATTCAGCTTCTGGCCGCTGACGGTCTACTTCCCCATAAGCATGCACATTGCCCAAGGCAAGATCACCAAGGGGAGGAAGTGGTATCTTCTGCAGGGTTTGAGCATGGTTTGTTTGATGATTTCAGTGGCAGTGGGTATAGGCTCTGTAACTGATATTGTGGATAgcttgaaggtctcttccaacCCTTTTAAAACTGTCAGCTAG